A stretch of Mauremys reevesii isolate NIE-2019 linkage group 25, ASM1616193v1, whole genome shotgun sequence DNA encodes these proteins:
- the CALR gene encoding calreticulin — protein MSPLLALCGLLGLAAAGPAQHFREEFGDGDAWTSRWVESKHKSDYGKFKLTAGKFYGDAEKDKGLQTSQDARFYALSARFDSFSNKDKTLVVQFTVKHEQNIDCGGGYVKLFPSGLSQEDMHGDSEYNIMFGPDICGPGTKKVHVIFNYKGKNVLINKDIRCKDDEFTHLYTLIVRPDNTYEVKIDNNKVESGSLEEDWDFLPPKKIKDPEAKKPEDWDDRAKIDDPEDTKPEDWDKPEHIPDPDAKKPEDWDEEMDGEWEPPVIQNPEYKGEWKPRQIDNPDYKGKWVHPEIDNPDYTPDPSLYSYDSFGVIGLDLWQVKSGTIFDNFLITDDEKFAEEFGNETWGATKDAEKKMKEQQDEEQRKKQEEEDKKRKEEEGDDEPEGDDNEEEEEEEDDEPEKEEEEETEGPLKDEL, from the exons ATGAGCCCGCTCCTGGCGCTGTGCGGCCTGCTGGGCCTGGCGGCCGCGGGGCCCGCCCAGCACTTCAGGGAGGAGTTCGGGGACGGAG ATGCCTGGACGAGCCGCTGGGTGGAGTCGAAGCACAAGTCGGACTATGGGAAGTTCAAACTGACGGCGGGCAAGTTCTACGGGGACGCTGAGAAGGATAAAG GCCTCCAGACGAGCCAGGACGCCCGTTTCTACGCCCTTTCTGCCCGCTTTGACTCCTTCAGCAACAAGGACAAGACCTTGGTGGTGCAGTTCACGGTGAAACACGAGCAGAACATTGACTGCGGGGGTGGTTACGTGAAGCTCTTCCCCTCAGGCCTGAGCCAGGAGGACATGCACGGGGACTCGGAGTACAACATCATGTTTG GCCCTGACATCTGTGGCCCAGGGACCAAAAAAGTGCACGTGATCTTCAACTACAAAGGGAAGAACGTCCTGATCAACAAAGACATCCGCTGCAAG GACGACGAGTTCACCCACCTCTACACCCTCATTGTGCGGCCTGACAACACCTATGAGGTGAAGATCGACAACAACAAGGTGGAGTCGGGCAGCCTGGAGGAAGACTGGGACTTCCTGCCTCCCAAGAAGATCAAGGACCCTGAGGCCAAGAAACCGGAGGACTGGGATGATAGGGCCAAGATAGACGACCCTGAGGACACTAAGCCAGAG GACTGGGATAAACCAGAGCACATTCCTGACCCTGATGCCAAGAAGCCAGAGGACTGGGATGAGGAGATGGATGGGGAGTGGGAGCCTCCGGTGATCCAGAACCCAGAGTACAAG GGGGAGTGGAAACCCCGCCAGATCGACAACCCTGACTACAAGGGGAAGTGGGTGCACCCTGAGATCGACAACCCGGACTACACCCCCGACCCCAGCCTGTACTCCTACGACAGCTTTGGCGTCATCGGCTTGGACCTGTGGCAG GTGAAATCTGGCACCATCTTCGACAACTTCCTGATCACGGATGACGAGAAGTTTGCAGAGGAGTTTGGCAATGAGACCTGGGGAGCCACCAAG GATGCTGAGAAGAAAATGAAGGAGCAGCAGGACGAGGAGCAGAGGAAGAAACAAGAGGAGGAGGACAAGAAGCGGAAAGAGGAGGAAGGGGACGATGAGCCCGAAGGGGACGataatgaggaagaggaggaggaggaggatgatgagccagagaaggaggaagaggaggagacggAGGGACCGCTGAAGGACGAGCTGTAA